DNA sequence from the Stigmatella aurantiaca genome:
AGGATTAACCAGACGGTATGACGAGGAATGTTGAGCGTCCAACTTTTGAATCCTTTTGACCGGCCCGTGACCCGCGGGCCCTCACTGCCCCCATTCGCCGAGCAAATCCTGAGCGAGCGCGTGGCTTGGCTCGCGGCGAAGCACTTCGGTCAAAAGCTTGCGGGCGCGCGCGTTCTGGCCAAGCCCTGAGAGGGCCTGCGCTTCGAGGAACAAGGCCGCCGTTTCCTGCTGAAAGGCCAGGTCCTCGTCGAACAGCAGCATCGCGGGAAGCGAGGTGGCGAAGTAATCAATCGCCGCGGGCTTCCACGCCAGCGCCTGCGCATGCGCCAGCAGTCCCTTGAGCAGGCGCTTCGACTCGGCCTTCTTCCCCAGCCGCGCATACGCGAGCGCGGACCAGTAGGTCATCTCCGAGAATGGCTGAACGGCCATCTGCTGGAAGTCGCCCCGGAAGGAAGCCGCCGCTTGCCACGCGCGCCGGGCCCCGGCCCGGTCTCCCTTGGCTGCGAGCGCCTCTCCCATCCAGAAGCCGAGCTCGCCCGGGTTCGCCAGGAGGTGCCGGGCTTCTCCCAGGTGGGCAGGCGCGGAGCCGGCCACCTCGAAGAGCTTCCGGGCCTTCTCCGCATGCCCGGCGGCCAGCGCGGCCCGGCCCAGCAGGAGGTGGGTGCGCACATGCTGTCCCAGGACCAGCCCTTCTCCCCCCTCCCAGGGTTGGAACCTGCGCGAGGCGAGGATCTCCTGCGCCTTCGCGGCCTGTCCTGTCTGGTTATAGAGCGCGCACAGCTCGATGGAGAGATCATCCCTCAGGCGCACGAGGGACAGGTGCCGCTGAAGCTCTCGCAAGCGGCGCCGGGGCGCGACGCCTAGGCGCTTCCACAGCTGGTCCCTCTCGAAGAGCAGCCGGGCATCACCGGGGTTGGCCCGGAAAGCTTTCTCATACGCGGTGCGGGCGCGGGTGGGCTGCTTGCGGACGTTGTAATAGGCAATACCCAGGTTGCGCCAGGCAATGGCATTGCCGGGCTCCTGGCGCCCCGCACGCTCCCAGCAGGCGATGGCCTCCTCGTGACGGCGCCGGTCATAGAGGAGGTGGCCCAGGAAGAACGGCGCGCGGGCATCGGCGGGCTCTGCCCGGACCGCCGCACGCAGCACGAACAACTCCTCCAGACGTGCGGGAAAGCAATACGCCGGATCGGCCTCACGGGCGGCGTGGCGCAAGCGTTTGGCGGCCTGGGTCTGGCCCTCCCTCTCATGAAAGAACGCGCGGGTGTATGCGATAAGGGGTGCCGTCCCATCGCCCGCCGGGGGCGCCTGTTCGAGCACACGGCGCGCCTGCCCGTAGAAGCCAGCGTGGGCGTAATCCCAGGCGAGATCCAACCGGACCTGGTTGTCACACGCCAGCGTCTCGCCCAGTAGGTCCCGCGCCCACCAGTCGAGCGGGTCCATCCGGAGCGTTTCGGCCAGCGCCTCGGAAGCCTCCGCGTCCCGCCCGAGCTGGCGGAGAATCAACGCTCGCAAGTCCCTCGCCCGGAGCTGCTGGGCATCCAGACGCAGGGACTCCTCGGCCTGCACCAGCGCGGCACGCCAGTCCTGGCGCTGACAGGCCAGCTCCGCCAGGGCCAGCGCGGATGCCCCACGCCACGCCTGATTCCAGGCCGCTTTGTGGAACGCCTCCTCCGCGTCGCGCCGCACGGCGTCCTCTCCGGACTCCCAGGCACGCAGGCGCAGACACCGGCCCAGTTGGTAATGAGCCTCCCCTTCGGAGGGGTTGGGATTGCGCGCGGTGAGCCGGGCCACGGCAGCGCGCAGGTGCGTCTCGGCCTCGGCCAGCTCGCCCCGCCGCAGGTGCCAGCGGCCCAGCGCCGTGTGGCAGCGGGAATCCCCGGCATCGCGCCGGAGCGCCTCGCGCCAGTAGGCCTCCGGCGCGCGCGTGGCATGCCGGTACTGCTCCAGGTGCACGCCGGTCAGGTACAGCTCGTCCGCGCTCTCGATGTGGCTGGGAAGGGGCGGCTCCGTGGCGGCCTCGGGCAGCACGGCCCGGGTGGGCGGGGGCGGGGTGTAGCGCACCAGCTCCCGGCCCTCCTTCGTCCGGACGGAGAGCGTGAGCGCCTCCCACCGGGTGCCCTCGGGCAGTGCGGCCACGGCGGTGAAAGGCCGATCCGGCCCCAGCTCCCGCGTCCACCGCTTCAGCACGCGCCCCGAGGCCTCCAACCGGATCTGCACGCCGGACAGCGGAGCCGGAGCCGCCACCCCCACCTGCACATCCGTGCCCTGGAGCGACAGGTGGACGGCCGCATCGAGGTTGGCCTGCTGCACCGGGCCCACCTCGCGGATCGGATACCAGGACTGGCTCCAGGTCTTGGTCTCCCCGGGCTGGAGGAAGGAGAAGTCGGGCTGGTTGTCGGTGAAGACTCCCGCCATCAGCTCGATGTACGGGGCATATTCTCCGTTCGCGTCCGGATCCGTGAGCAGCCGGTCCCACGCATACCCGAACTCGTGGTTGCCCCAGGTCCACTGCTTCTTCCCGGGCGCGATGTGGTGGTCCGCCACGTGAACGATGCCCGCGCGGGCGCGGTGGTCATAGCCGCCGAAGAAGTCCTCCTTCGTCCCCATGCACATGTACGAGGTGGGCACGGGGATGTTGGCGTACCAGGACAGGTCATCCGGGGAGGGCGGCGTGAAGCCATCGGCGGCATCGGGCGGGTAGCGCTGGGGCCGCTCCTGCGCGGGAACCCCCTTCCGCGCCCGCGCCGCGTAGTCCACGCCGTAGTAGTGGCCCAAGGCACGCGGGTAGGTGCTCATGGCCCGCTTGGCATGGTCCGCCACGGAGGAGACGTCCGGCGGGAAGAAGGACTGGTAGCGCTCGTGGACCCGGACGGCGACGTTGGCCCACCAGAGGAACGTCTGGACATCGGCGGTGCGGTTGTAGACGCGCACCCGGAGTTCCAGCACCGCGCTGCCGGGCCGGAGCCGCACGCCGTGCATGCCCTTCATGCGGGCCATCGGGTCGTGCTCCGACATCCAGACGGTGATGGCGCCGTCCGGCTCCTGCTCCACGTGGACATCGGCCGGCATGAACGTGGAGGGGCGGTGGTGCTGGGGCCAGTTGAACTCGATGCCGCCGCTGATCCACGGGCCCGCCAGCCCCACGAGCGTCGGCTTGATGACCGGCTGGTAGTAGATCAGGTCGAAGCCGTGCGTCTTGTCGACGGCCCGGTGGATGCGGCCGCCCAACTGAGGCAACAGCATGAGCTGCAGGAACTCGTTCTCCAGGAACACCGCCTCCCACGGCCGGAGAGCGGGCTCCTCGGCGATCCGGTCGATGAAGGGCAGCGGATAGATGCGGCCGCTGGAGCCCTGGTAGACGCGCTTCTCCAGGAACATCGGATTGCGGTCAGGCGCCAGGGGCGCGTAGGTGGGCAGCTCGACGGTGGCGCGGCGGACGGAGACGGGGCTCATGGGGACCAAGGGAGGGCATCGTAGGAGATGCCCCTCCTGTCCGGGTAGCCACCGCCCCGTCCACCTGCCGGCTCAGGGCACCTCGTTCACGAGCCGGATCCGCACGCGGTTCGCGCTGCCCTCATTCTGGGACCACGCCACCAGGAAGCGGCCCGGCCCCTCCGCGGCGATGGCGGGCGCGTCCACCCGGGAGGTGGCGGGCACGGACGAGAAACCGTACTCCTCCCCCACCCCGAGCTGTCCCTGGGTGGAGACACGCGCGCTGTACACCTCGCGCGCCCCATCGAGCGGCCCCTGCCACGCCACCCGGTAGCCATTGCCATCGAAGGCCACTCCTGGCGCCGTGGCGCTCGACTCCGCCACGATGAGGCTGGGCGAGTCGAGCAGCAGGCCTGTCGCCCCATCGATGCGCAGCGCCCGCACCCGCGAGTACCCCACCCGGAGCGCCACGAAGAACTGGCTTCCGCTGGAGGTGACGGCCACGAGCTTCTCCTCCGCCACGGTGGTGGCGATGGCCAGGGGCGACGTGTCGATCACCGCTCCCGTGGCCGCGTCGAGGCGGGCCCCATAGGCATTGGTCCCCTGATTGTAGACGTGCCAGGCCACGAAGAAGCGCCCGTTGCCGTAGGCCGCCTGGGGACGCAATCCCCCGGGGGCCAGGAAGACGTTGGACCCCGGCACGCGCTGGCCGTCCGCGGAGCCGATCCGCGTGAGCTGCACGCCCCACGACGGGCCGCCGCCTTCGAGCGACCAACCGTTCCAGGCCACCAGGAAGTTCGTCCCATCCGACGCCACGGAGGGGGTTTCATCCGGCGCGAAAGAGAAGAGCCCACCGATAAGCAGGGGGGCATCGAGCACGGCCCCGTCCGAAGCCCTCACCCGGGCGCCCTGGATGACCGGGACATTGCCGGCGGACTCCGTCCAAACGACGAGGAAATTCTCCCCCGCGAAGGCGACCGCGGCCTCCCGCCGGTCCCCCGGCACGCCTACGGACTGGGACACCCGCAGGGGAGGCGAATCGAGCACCGCCCCCGTGGCGGCGTCCACCCGGACCGCGAGGATGTGGGTGTTCGGGGGCGAGCTGGAATCGGTCTCCGCCCAGACCACCAGGTAGCGCCCAGCGCCCACCGCGGCCGCGGGGGCGTGCTGTGAGAGCGCGGCAGGCCCCACCGGGAGCATCGGCGAGACGGAGGCCCGGACGCGCTCCACGAGCCGCGCCATGGGCCGGCGATTGCCCATCACCGGCGCGTACTGCGAATAGACCGTCAGGAAGCGGCCCGGCGCCGCCGCGGCAATCCCCACCCAATCCGAGGGGGCGGGGGCGTGGATCGCGGAGACGGAGACCTCCGTGCCAGCCCCAGTGGCTCCCGCGGCGGACACGCGCGTGTTGAGGAGTGTCTGGACCCCGCCCCGGGTGGACTGCCAGAGCACCTGATAGTCCATCCCATCGAAGGTGACCGCGAACGGCGCGGAGGTGGAGGCGTTGGCCGAGGCATCCAGGAGGAGGTCCGAGAGGTCCAGGCGTGCCCCATCCTGAGCCCGCACCCGGGTGGCCCGCAGGGCGTTGGCGCTGTCCGTCCAGACCACCAGGAAGCTACTTCCCTGCGAGGCCACCTGGACCTTGCTCGCGTTGCTGGTGCTGAGCGTCAGCGGAACCGTGTCGAGCACTTGTCCCAAGGTGTTGATGCGCACGCCCTTGACGGGTCCATTCGTCCAGGTCACCAGGTAGTGGCCATCGCCATAGGCCAGCTTGGGGTTGGAGCCTCCCCCGGGGATGAAGAAGGGCGTGGATTCGATGGGCGTTCCATCCGATGGGCGCAGCCGGATGCCCTGGAGCCCCGAGACGATGGTCCCCCCATGCTCGGCGTAGCCCCACCAGACCACCAGGTAGTTCGTTCCGTCGAAGGCCACCACCGGGGTGAGGTTCGGGAAGGTGCTCCCGCCATACCGGGGGATGGACACGTCGGATATCGCGCCATCCGAGGCCCTCACGCGGACGCCCCGGAGGAAGGGAAGTCCGGCGCTGTCCCACCAGACCACCAGGAAGTGGGTGCCGTCGAAGGCCACGGAGGGCTCCATGCTCACCGAGCTGGACGTGAGGCGGAGCGGCGAAGCATCCAGCACGGCGCCGTCCGAGGCCCGGATCCGGGCCCCGAGGAGGACCGGCGGCACCCCCTGGGCGTACTCCCGCCAGACCACCAGGTAGAGGCCGTCCCCCGAGGCGGCCACGGCGTTGTCATTGGTCAGGTGCGCCGCCGAGGTGCTCAGGGGAATTTCGGCGGAGACCTGGGCGGGAGTGCTCAGCGCGGCCCCCTGCCGGAGCGCAGGGGACGCAGGGGGAAGTTCCGCCGGACCACACGCGGCCAGGGTGCTCAGCACCGCGGCCCACAGCCCCCAGCGGCGCCAGGGCCCGCGAGCCTGGGAAGAGGATGAGAGGGACAACGTCATGAGGGTGCAACCTCCTGAAGGCGGCGTCCTCCGCCTGTTTCGAGGGAGGGATTTCCCATCTTTCGGAGTTCGGAACCAGAACCCAGACAGTCCGAAGGAAAAGACAGCTTGAGGCACGGGGGGCCGCCGGTTACGAGCAGGCCATGCCGTCCCACTCCTGTGAGCCTTTGCCTCCGCTGGAGCAGTTCCTGAACCATCGGCTCCCGGTCTGGGTGGGACGGTATGGCGGGGCGTCCGCCAAAGCCGCTCCGCGCAAGCTCACCAATACGCATTCCTATGCGGTCATCGTGCTCCTCACCCGGGGACACTCCCACGTGCGGCACACCGGCGAGCTGGTGCTCCGGGCGGGGGATGTGCACCTCATTCCTCCGGGAGATCCGCATGGCCATGCGCACTTCCGGGATGCCCAGGGCTGGGCCCTCGCCTTCCACCCCGAGGCCTTTCCTTCCGAGGAGGGGTGGGGCCAAGAGCGGGGCCTGAAGCTGGGCCCGCTGCTGCGGGTCCGCGAGGGATGCCACCCGGTCTTGAGGCCTTCCCTTCCCCAGCGCCGGCGCCTGGAGCGGTGGATGCGGCTCATCGAGCAGGAGCTGCTCCAGGGCGACCGGGGCCACGCGGAGGCCTGCGCGGCGCTCTTGCGGCTGGTGCTCGTCGAGCTGGAGCGGATCGCCACCCCGGCCGCCGTCCCCGAGCCGCCCAGCTTGAGCCTCGTGCGCCAGGCGCTCACCTATATCGAGGCGCACTGCCTCCAGCCGCTGTCGCTCGCGAGCGTGGCGCGGGCGCTGGGGCGCTCGGGCCCCCACGTGGCCAGCACCGTGCGGCAGGGCACGGGGCGCACGGTGGGCGAGTGGATCCTCGAATACCGCATGGCCGAGGCCCGGCGGCGGCTCCGGGGCACGGACGAGCGGGTGGACATCATCGCCGAGCGGGTGGGCTACGCGGACGTGACGCACTTCATCCGCCTGTTCCGGCGCCTGCACGGCCTCACCCCGGCGGCCTGGCGGCGCAACGCCACCGCCGGGTATACCCTGCCCTCATGAAGCCTTGGGAGGTCCTCGCGCGCGCGCCCGTGCCCGGCGGCAAGGGTGAATTCGTGCTGCACCACCGGGATGGCGAGTTCGTCATCCGGGTGAACGGCCTGGAGCTCATGTCCTCGCGCGTCCACGGCTCCGAGGAGGAGCTGGCGCGGCGCGGCTGCGAGGGCCTGCGCGCCACGCCCGGGGCCCGCGTCCTCGTGGGAGGCCTGGGGCTGGGCTACACGCTGCGGGCCACGCTGGATGTCCTGGCCGAGGACGCGCAGGTGGTCGTCGCCGAGCTGGCCCCGGCCATCGTCGCGTGGAACCAGGGCCCCCTGGCCCCCCTGGCGGGTGAGCCCCTGAAGGATGGGCGCGTGCGCGTGGAGACCGCGGACGTGAAGCGGGTGATGCGCGGCGGCGGGCCGTGGGATGCCATCCTGCTCGATGTGGACAATGGCCCCTCGGGGCTGACCCAGCCCTCCAACGCGGGCCTCTATGACAGCGCGGGGCTCGCCACGGCCCACGCGGCCCTGAAGCCCGGCGGGGTGCTGGCCGTGTGGAGCGCGAGCCCCGATGAGCGCTTCACCCGCAGGCTCGAACAGGCGGGCTTCACGGCCGAGCTGCATTCGAGCCGTGCCGGCAAGGGCCGGGGCACACGCCACACGCTGTTTCTGGCCCGGCGGCGCCGGGCGAAGCGTCAGGGCAGCGCGCTGTAGTCCAGCTCCGCGCCCTGCGCGCCGGGAGCCCGGTGCACCCCACGCTTGCGCAGGTGGGCCTCCAGGCGCGGGAAGAGCTCGAGCAGGGTGTCCGAGCGCACGGCGGCGGGCAGCTCGCGCTCCTCGGACACCAGCGCGGCCACGCTGCCCACGGCATCCATCGCCCCGTGGCTGCCCGCCGTGCCCGTCTCGTTCAGGCTGCTGATGGGCGCCTTGAAGCCCACCGACATGAACTCGGGCCGGAAGGACACCACCGCGTCGGCGGGGAACTTCACGCTGATGGGCTCGAACGCCGTCCGCGCCCGGAAGAAGAAGTCCGGATAGGTGCGGTCCACGCTCAGGGCGAAGAGGGCCTCGTCGCTGAACACTCCATGGCGCGCGCCGGGGGCGAAGGACACGGGCAGGTCCAGCGCCTCCCAGTCCCCCTCGGCCGGGAGCCAGTACTGGTCCGTGGCGGCCTCGTAGCCAAAGCTCACCGCAAGCGCGCCCTCCCGCCAGACATTCACCCAGACAAGCCCCTCGGGGTAATCCGGCGCGGGAGGCTGTCCCCGCGCGAAGACGAGGTCCGCCGCAGCACAGGTGGACGCCAAGCGCGACACCTCGTCCAGCTTCTCCGGACGGGCATGCATCGAGACATAGGTGGTGCGGGTGTGGAGGATGGTCACCGCCGCGGGCCCCGGCTCCCGGTCCGCGTCCTTGAGCGAGTCCACGGACACCACGCCCGCGGCCTCGAGCTGGTCCCGGAAGTCCACGACGTTGGCGATGGGCTTCTTCACGCCATCCATCCCGTGGTCTCCAAACAGGGTGAAGACGAAGGTGCGCTCGGGGTGGTTGCGCTTGAACTCATCGATGCGCTGGCCCAAGGACACGAGCGCCTCCACCACGTCCGCCTCGGAGCGGATGTGCCCGATGACGTCCGCCTCCAGCACGTAGGCGGAGAAGTCCGACTGGGTCTCGCTGCGCCCGGCCAGCGCCACGAAGAGGTTGTCGAGCCCCCGGTAATAGCCATACACCGGCCGGTCATAGCTCCAGAGCGCATCGAGGTAGGCCGTCGCGTGGTAGTCGAACGCGTCGTAATACGACGGCGTCAGGGCGTAGTCCGGCACCATGAAGGAGACGCCCTCCAGGGGCGGCACCAGGTGCACGAGCATTCCTCCCAGCGCCTTGTTGTAGACCTTGTCTTTGAGGGGATCGTAATGGCCGTACTCGTACCCCGCGAAGCGCTCCGCATGGAGGATGCGCGACCAGCTCGCATCGCTGGTGGCCGGAAACATCGGGATGAAGCGCGCGAGGTTCCAGTCCTGGAAGGCACCCCGCTCCCGCGCCTGCACCACCGCGCGGTGGCCCAGCCCATCCAGCCCCAGGTACACGTGCACCACGGGGTTCCGGTCCGGGTCGCCCCGGGCGGGAATGCTGTTCATCAGCGCGTAGTGCTCCCAGTCGCAGGAAGCGGCGGGGGCGGCGAGCAGCCCCAGGGCCAGCACGGACAGAAGGCGCTTCACAGGTACACCCCCAGCGCCAGCAGCGGGCTGCCCTGACGGCCGTCCTTCATGAAGCGGTAGAAGTAGCCCAGCTTCAGCTCGAACCAGCTCCGCCGGTAGCGGTAGGAGCCGCCCAGGCTGAAGAAGTCATGGTTCCAGTACCCCACCTCGCCCAGGTGCAAGGACACCGAGTGGTGCTGGAGCGCGAGCACCTCGGCCACCCCGGTGGTGCCCAGCACGGCGCGGTTCTCGAAGGGGCCCGGGTCGAACATGCTCATCACCGTGGCGGTGCCGTGCAGGTAGAGCCACGGCGTGAGGGCATACGAGGCCGTGGCCCCAATGGGGATGACGGTGAGCGTGGAGTCGCTCGTGTCCACGCGGGAGACGTAGTTGCTGGAGACGAAGGCCTCCCCCGCCCCGGGCAGGAACACCAGCACCTCCGCGTGGGCCGCCACCGAGAGCCGCTCCTCGGACAGCAGCCGCACCTTCGCGTGGCCGTTGAGGGTCCGGAAGACGAAGAAAAACGGATGGACGCCCACCTGCGCCACGTCGAAGAGGCCCAGCTCCGCCTGGCTGGAGCCCAGGTACAGCCCCCGGTGCCGCAGCAGGAAGCCGGTGTTCTCCCAGAGCGGGTAGAGCGAGGTGAGCGCCGGAGTGGGCTCTGGAGTAGGCTCTGGAGTGGGCTCCGGGGGCGTCTGGGCCTGGGCCCTCCCCACGGAGACGAGGCACAGCATCAGGAGCAGGAGACGGGCGAAAGACATCACAATCGCCCATCCAACCGTGCGCGCCCCGTCGTTGCAATGGCTCTCAGCCGCCCGCCTCCGGAGGTCCGGCTACAGCGCGGGCCGGGCGCCCCGGAGGAACGCGGAGAGCTTCTCGTAGGCCTCGGCCAGCGCCGGAATGGGCGCGCTCTCGTTGGCCTGGTGGGCCTGGGCCGTCTCCCCGGGGCCGTAGTTCACCGCGTCCACGCCCCACTCCCCGAACCGGGCCACATCCGTCCAGGCCTGCTTCGAGGCCGCGGGCAGCCCCGTCAGCGCCAGGAGCTGGCGGTACAGGGCGTTGTCCGCGCACACACGGCCACTGGGAGAAAGGTCCGTGAAGCTCACCTCCGCCCGCCCCGCCACCAGCGCCATCACGTCTTCCTGCGCTTGGACGACGGAGCGGCCCGGGGCGAAGCGGTAGTTGAGGTTCAGCTCCAGCGAGTCCGGCACCACGTTGCGCGCGCGGCCCCCGCTCGCCATTGTCACGCTCATCACCTCGTAGAAGGGGAAGCCGGCGTGCATCACCTCCACGCGCTGGCGCCCGAGCAGCTCCGTGAGCAGGGGCCCCGCCTTGTGAATGGCGTTCTCGCCCTGCCACGGCCGCGCCGAGTGCGCGTTACGCCCCGTGAACTTCAGCGTGGCGTGCAGCGTTCCCACGCATCCCACCTGCACCAGCCCGTCCGTGGGCTCCATGGCGATGCCGAAGCGGATCTTCCGCAGCGCCGGGTACGCGTCGAACAGCGGGCCCAGCCCGCTCTCCACATAGGGCCCCTCCTCGCGCTCATAGAGGATGAGCCCGAGGTTCACCGGCAGCTCGCGCAGGGGCAGGTCCTCCGCCAGCGCCATCATCACCGCCAGGCCGCCCTTCATGTCCGAGGCGCCCAGCCCGAACACCCGCTCGCCCTCGAGCCGCGCCTCCTTGTTGCTCGGGTGCCCGGGCACGGTGTCCAGGTGCCCCACCAGCGCGACCGTGGGCCGGGGGTCTTCCAGGCGCCCGACGTACAGCGAGTGCCCTACCCGGAACACCTCGTCGCGGGGGAAGCGCTCCAGCGCCCACCGCTCCACGTGATCCGCGAGGGGCCCCTCGTCTCCGATGGGGCTGGCGATACGGCACAGCGAGAGCGTGGACTGGGCAAGACGCGCGGCAAGCTGGGACATGGCAATCCCGCACCCTAGCGCACCCCACTCCGGGAAGCCGCTGTTCTCCCTCACCGCCCGTGGGTCAACTTCCCCCGGGCTCCCCAAGCTCCTCGTCGAAGCTCGCCACGCCCTCCAGCAGGGTGGCAGCCGTGCAATCAGGCCCCTCCAGCGCGGTGAAGCTGTGGGCGCTGCCCTCCTCCCGCTCCAGCACCTCGCCCGGCCAGAACTCGCGGCCCGAATTCTCGCGGATG
Encoded proteins:
- a CDS encoding DUF5107 domain-containing protein, whose translation is MSPVSVRRATVELPTYAPLAPDRNPMFLEKRVYQGSSGRIYPLPFIDRIAEEPALRPWEAVFLENEFLQLMLLPQLGGRIHRAVDKTHGFDLIYYQPVIKPTLVGLAGPWISGGIEFNWPQHHRPSTFMPADVHVEQEPDGAITVWMSEHDPMARMKGMHGVRLRPGSAVLELRVRVYNRTADVQTFLWWANVAVRVHERYQSFFPPDVSSVADHAKRAMSTYPRALGHYYGVDYAARARKGVPAQERPQRYPPDAADGFTPPSPDDLSWYANIPVPTSYMCMGTKEDFFGGYDHRARAGIVHVADHHIAPGKKQWTWGNHEFGYAWDRLLTDPDANGEYAPYIELMAGVFTDNQPDFSFLQPGETKTWSQSWYPIREVGPVQQANLDAAVHLSLQGTDVQVGVAAPAPLSGVQIRLEASGRVLKRWTRELGPDRPFTAVAALPEGTRWEALTLSVRTKEGRELVRYTPPPPTRAVLPEAATEPPLPSHIESADELYLTGVHLEQYRHATRAPEAYWREALRRDAGDSRCHTALGRWHLRRGELAEAETHLRAAVARLTARNPNPSEGEAHYQLGRCLRLRAWESGEDAVRRDAEEAFHKAAWNQAWRGASALALAELACQRQDWRAALVQAEESLRLDAQQLRARDLRALILRQLGRDAEASEALAETLRMDPLDWWARDLLGETLACDNQVRLDLAWDYAHAGFYGQARRVLEQAPPAGDGTAPLIAYTRAFFHEREGQTQAAKRLRHAAREADPAYCFPARLEELFVLRAAVRAEPADARAPFFLGHLLYDRRRHEEAIACWERAGRQEPGNAIAWRNLGIAYYNVRKQPTRARTAYEKAFRANPGDARLLFERDQLWKRLGVAPRRRLRELQRHLSLVRLRDDLSIELCALYNQTGQAAKAQEILASRRFQPWEGGEGLVLGQHVRTHLLLGRAALAAGHAEKARKLFEVAGSAPAHLGEARHLLANPGELGFWMGEALAAKGDRAGARRAWQAAASFRGDFQQMAVQPFSEMTYWSALAYARLGKKAESKRLLKGLLAHAQALAWKPAAIDYFATSLPAMLLFDEDLAFQQETAALFLEAQALSGLGQNARARKLLTEVLRREPSHALAQDLLGEWGQ
- a CDS encoding AraC family transcriptional regulator; this translates as MPSHSCEPLPPLEQFLNHRLPVWVGRYGGASAKAAPRKLTNTHSYAVIVLLTRGHSHVRHTGELVLRAGDVHLIPPGDPHGHAHFRDAQGWALAFHPEAFPSEEGWGQERGLKLGPLLRVREGCHPVLRPSLPQRRRLERWMRLIEQELLQGDRGHAEACAALLRLVLVELERIATPAAVPEPPSLSLVRQALTYIEAHCLQPLSLASVARALGRSGPHVASTVRQGTGRTVGEWILEYRMAEARRRLRGTDERVDIIAERVGYADVTHFIRLFRRLHGLTPAAWRRNATAGYTLPS
- the dapE gene encoding succinyl-diaminopimelate desuccinylase, whose protein sequence is MSQLAARLAQSTLSLCRIASPIGDEGPLADHVERWALERFPRDEVFRVGHSLYVGRLEDPRPTVALVGHLDTVPGHPSNKEARLEGERVFGLGASDMKGGLAVMMALAEDLPLRELPVNLGLILYEREEGPYVESGLGPLFDAYPALRKIRFGIAMEPTDGLVQVGCVGTLHATLKFTGRNAHSARPWQGENAIHKAGPLLTELLGRQRVEVMHAGFPFYEVMSVTMASGGRARNVVPDSLELNLNYRFAPGRSVVQAQEDVMALVAGRAEVSFTDLSPSGRVCADNALYRQLLALTGLPAASKQAWTDVARFGEWGVDAVNYGPGETAQAHQANESAPIPALAEAYEKLSAFLRGARPAL